The following coding sequences lie in one Streptomyces albofaciens JCM 4342 genomic window:
- a CDS encoding acyltransferase family protein, with protein sequence MLYAAPEHPPGSRGETRRPRLRVLDGLRLLAALMVLAYHYITLRDGWGGDPTAFSPVVYHLSEYGWLGVEVFFLISGFVICMSAWGRSLGDFVTSRVSRLYPAYWVAVLLTAAVLTVWPNVRSADNWETVLTNLTMLQQGLGVPDVDDAYWTLFIELKFYLLFAIVVFRGVTYRRCVLFCGLWTVAGVVALKSNSDLLSVWAIAPYSPYFIAGIAFYLMHRFRPTVLLWAIVAISFLLAQHYLRGRLVMNLGAKADLAQGWPVRLAVLLAFALMAAIALGWFDKLQWRWLSTAGSLTYPLYLLHMYVGFTLIDLLRSRVPAAVLLPGIVVFMLALSWVVHRYVERPLGRKIRVAMQKSVEEMRFHSRGKMSGTLPAKQREIVREERKPDPELLH encoded by the coding sequence TGCGCGTCCTCGACGGACTGCGGCTGCTGGCCGCCCTGATGGTCCTGGCTTATCACTACATCACCCTGCGCGACGGCTGGGGCGGGGACCCGACGGCATTCTCCCCGGTCGTCTACCACCTGTCGGAGTACGGCTGGCTGGGCGTCGAAGTCTTCTTCCTGATCAGCGGGTTCGTCATCTGCATGAGCGCCTGGGGGCGTTCCCTGGGCGATTTCGTGACCTCCCGCGTCTCCCGTCTCTACCCGGCCTATTGGGTCGCCGTACTGCTGACCGCGGCGGTCCTGACCGTGTGGCCGAACGTCCGCAGCGCGGACAACTGGGAAACGGTGCTGACGAATCTCACCATGCTCCAGCAGGGGCTCGGCGTCCCCGACGTGGACGACGCCTACTGGACGCTGTTCATCGAGCTGAAGTTCTACCTGCTGTTCGCGATCGTGGTGTTCCGCGGGGTCACCTACCGCAGGTGTGTGCTGTTCTGCGGCCTGTGGACGGTGGCCGGCGTGGTCGCGCTGAAGTCCAACAGCGACCTGCTGTCGGTGTGGGCCATAGCGCCGTACTCCCCGTACTTCATCGCGGGCATCGCCTTCTATCTCATGCACCGCTTCCGGCCCACCGTCCTGCTGTGGGCGATCGTCGCGATTTCCTTCCTGCTGGCCCAGCACTATCTGCGCGGGCGGCTGGTGATGAATCTCGGCGCGAAGGCGGACCTGGCCCAGGGATGGCCGGTGCGCCTGGCCGTGCTGCTGGCCTTCGCGCTGATGGCCGCCATCGCGCTGGGGTGGTTCGACAAACTCCAGTGGCGCTGGCTGTCCACCGCCGGATCGCTCACGTATCCGCTCTATCTGCTCCACATGTACGTCGGTTTCACCCTCATCGACCTGCTGCGCAGCCGGGTGCCCGCGGCCGTGCTGCTGCCGGGGATCGTCGTATTCATGCTGGCCCTTTCCTGGGTGGTGCACCGATACGTGGAACGGCCGTTGGGCAGGAAAATCCGGGTTGCCATGCAGAAGAGCGTGGAGGAAATGCGCTTCCACTCGCGGGGGAAAATGTCCGGCACGCTGCCGGCGAAACAACGGGAAATCGTCCGGGAGGAGCGGAAACCGGATCCGGAATTGCTGCACTGA
- a CDS encoding YkvA family protein, with the protein MSGEMWAIVVIVAVLLAVMVGAAIVLLVKVVRARAVLREAGVPLENKIAYWGALLYVLSPVDLLPDPVLLDDIGVLLLALRSLHAAAEASGVGRGKRSPSSREVEAGA; encoded by the coding sequence ATGAGCGGTGAGATGTGGGCGATCGTGGTGATCGTCGCGGTGCTGCTGGCGGTGATGGTGGGCGCGGCGATCGTGCTCCTGGTCAAGGTGGTCCGCGCCCGTGCCGTCCTGCGCGAGGCGGGCGTACCACTGGAGAACAAGATCGCGTACTGGGGAGCGCTGCTCTATGTGCTCTCCCCGGTCGATCTGCTGCCCGACCCGGTCCTCCTCGACGACATCGGGGTGCTTCTGCTGGCCCTGCGCTCGCTGCACGCGGCGGCCGAGGCCTCGGGCGTGGGCAGAGGGAAGCGGTCGCCCTCGTCGCGGGAGGTCGAGGCGGGAGCCTGA
- a CDS encoding LacI family DNA-binding transcriptional regulator encodes MTTNRRSGPHRPATIPDVAREAGVSRSTASRALADYGSVSPEARERVRAAAEKLGYRPNQLARSMITGRTHTLGAVIADIQNPFFAGVTRGITDAARAAGYQILLANTDEDPAAERAAVKTLRDKHVDGLIVAPASTTDTAHLTAAHDGGCPVVLLDRRVPRLDLDSVTVDNHGAAQDAVRRLLAMGHRRIALVSLVGNAATDDPVDPGSTGLARIEGYRAALREAGVEDTGAYLRTGAFHGQDPAVLARDLLDSPEPPTAVFATDSLIALGVLSAARELGLRVPEDLSVVTFDDTDWARAVRPRVTVVAQPVQELGATAVRSLIARVQGGTHPPEHITLPTEFIERESVARATRRRK; translated from the coding sequence ATGACGACGAACCGACGCAGCGGCCCGCACCGGCCCGCCACCATCCCCGACGTCGCCCGTGAGGCGGGCGTCTCCCGCTCCACCGCCTCGCGGGCCCTCGCCGACTACGGCTCCGTCAGCCCCGAGGCCCGCGAACGCGTACGGGCCGCCGCCGAGAAACTGGGCTACCGCCCCAACCAGCTCGCCCGGTCCATGATCACCGGCCGTACGCACACGCTGGGCGCGGTGATCGCCGACATCCAGAACCCGTTCTTCGCGGGGGTCACCCGCGGCATCACCGACGCCGCCCGCGCCGCCGGCTACCAGATCCTGCTGGCCAACACCGACGAGGACCCGGCCGCCGAGCGGGCCGCCGTCAAGACGCTGCGCGACAAGCACGTGGACGGCCTGATCGTCGCCCCCGCCTCCACCACGGACACCGCCCACCTCACCGCCGCGCACGACGGCGGCTGCCCGGTCGTCCTCCTCGACCGCCGCGTGCCCCGCCTCGACCTGGACTCCGTCACCGTCGACAACCACGGCGCGGCCCAGGACGCGGTACGGCGCCTGCTCGCCATGGGGCACCGGCGCATCGCCCTGGTCAGCCTGGTCGGCAACGCCGCCACCGACGACCCGGTGGACCCCGGGTCCACCGGCCTGGCCCGCATCGAGGGCTACCGCGCCGCGCTGCGCGAGGCGGGCGTCGAGGACACGGGTGCGTACCTGCGCACCGGCGCCTTCCACGGCCAGGACCCGGCCGTGCTCGCCCGCGACCTGCTGGACTCCCCCGAGCCGCCGACCGCCGTGTTCGCCACCGACAGCCTGATCGCGCTGGGCGTCCTGTCCGCGGCACGCGAGCTGGGGCTGCGCGTCCCGGAGGACCTGTCCGTGGTCACCTTCGACGACACCGACTGGGCGCGCGCCGTACGCCCCCGGGTCACCGTCGTCGCCCAGCCGGTCCAGGAACTGGGCGCCACGGCCGTACGGTCCCTGATCGCCCGTGTCCAGGGCGGCACCCACCCGCCGGAACACATCACGCTGCCCACGGAGTTCATCGAGCGGGAGTCGGTAGCGCGGGCGACGAGGCGGCGGAAATAG
- a CDS encoding SIS domain-containing protein has translation MTTATLPLKPITEDFKEAVAFALSQHETARAFVAEAVEGGLRNVFLVGCGGSLTASYPVHFLLETRAGFPVFHMNSDEFNLRKPALLGEGSLVLVSSHTGTTKETVAAAHYAKSTGAKVAALTRDDDSPLAQAADIAFTYRSEDTVVAPKGVLFGQLAYALLEKTGVEGDYAAIRKAYEALPDALHTAQEEGEALAHSIATALADEPVTYVLSAGPNYGAGYGFTMCYLMEMQWKHGGSYHAGEFFHGAFEVVTEDQPVILFLGEDATRPMAERTKRFLDKYTRKAHYVDSRIFSLPGVPEEVRGDITPIALDVFGTRLARHYESVRGHDLDKRRYMFQVEY, from the coding sequence GTGACCACCGCAACCCTGCCCCTCAAGCCCATCACCGAGGACTTCAAGGAGGCCGTGGCCTTCGCCCTGAGCCAGCACGAGACGGCCCGCGCCTTCGTGGCCGAGGCCGTCGAAGGCGGCCTGCGCAATGTCTTCCTGGTCGGCTGCGGAGGCTCGCTCACCGCCTCCTACCCGGTGCACTTCCTGCTGGAGACCCGCGCCGGCTTCCCGGTCTTCCACATGAACAGCGACGAGTTCAACCTGCGCAAGCCCGCGCTGCTCGGCGAGGGCTCCCTCGTCCTCGTCTCCTCGCACACCGGCACCACCAAGGAGACCGTCGCCGCCGCCCACTACGCCAAGTCCACCGGCGCCAAGGTCGCCGCGCTGACCCGCGACGACGACAGCCCGCTGGCGCAGGCCGCCGACATCGCGTTCACCTACCGCAGCGAGGACACCGTCGTCGCCCCCAAGGGCGTGCTCTTCGGGCAGCTCGCGTACGCGCTGCTGGAGAAGACGGGGGTGGAAGGCGACTACGCGGCCATCCGCAAGGCCTACGAAGCGCTGCCCGACGCCCTCCACACCGCCCAGGAGGAGGGTGAGGCGCTCGCCCACTCCATCGCCACCGCACTGGCCGACGAGCCGGTGACGTACGTCCTGTCCGCGGGCCCCAACTACGGCGCGGGCTACGGCTTCACCATGTGCTACCTGATGGAGATGCAGTGGAAGCACGGCGGCAGCTACCACGCCGGCGAGTTCTTCCACGGCGCCTTCGAGGTCGTCACCGAGGACCAGCCCGTGATCCTCTTCCTCGGCGAGGACGCCACCCGGCCGATGGCCGAGCGCACCAAGCGGTTCCTCGACAAGTACACCCGCAAGGCCCACTACGTCGACTCCCGGATCTTCTCGCTGCCCGGGGTGCCCGAGGAGGTGCGTGGGGACATCACGCCCATCGCGCTGGACGTCTTCGGCACCCGGCTGGCCCGCCACTACGAGTCCGTGCGCGGCCACGACCTGGACAAGCGCCGCTACATGTTCCAGGTCGAGTACTGA
- a CDS encoding PfkB family carbohydrate kinase, giving the protein MRICGLGDNVVDRYPRRGLMYPGGNALNVAVHAARCGAEAAYLGVTGSDAAGRHVRAALAAEGVSTERARIAAGPNAYATVHLDDDGNRTFGDCDETISLFTPDDADLRWLRGFDLVHTGDCSGMEEHLPRLAAACPVSFDFSDRPWSYAEPLLPFVRSAVLSRPDADADEAADLLARAHRRGAKLAVVTRGARGALLSYEGTTHLQGVVPVQATDTLGAGDSFIAALHVALHRGRPLADAAGYAATYAAAVCTLPGAFGRPLALDGAHPRAPSRRP; this is encoded by the coding sequence ATGCGCATCTGCGGACTCGGCGACAACGTCGTCGATCGCTATCCCCGGCGCGGACTGATGTACCCGGGCGGCAACGCCCTCAACGTCGCCGTGCACGCGGCGCGTTGCGGCGCCGAGGCCGCCTACCTCGGCGTCACCGGCAGCGACGCGGCGGGCCGGCACGTACGGGCGGCCCTGGCGGCCGAGGGCGTATCGACGGAACGGGCCCGTATCGCCGCAGGACCCAACGCGTACGCCACCGTCCACCTCGACGACGACGGCAACCGGACCTTCGGCGACTGCGACGAGACGATCTCCCTCTTCACCCCGGACGACGCCGACCTGCGCTGGCTGCGCGGCTTCGACCTGGTGCACACCGGCGACTGCAGCGGCATGGAGGAGCACCTGCCGCGGCTGGCCGCCGCCTGCCCGGTGAGCTTCGACTTCTCGGACCGGCCCTGGAGTTACGCCGAACCGCTGCTGCCCTTCGTCCGCAGCGCGGTCCTCTCCCGGCCCGACGCGGACGCGGACGAGGCCGCCGACCTGCTGGCCCGCGCGCACCGCCGCGGCGCGAAGCTGGCCGTCGTGACGCGCGGTGCCCGGGGCGCGCTGCTGTCGTACGAGGGCACCACCCACCTCCAGGGCGTCGTGCCCGTACAGGCCACCGACACCCTCGGCGCCGGCGACTCCTTCATCGCCGCCCTGCACGTCGCCCTGCACCGGGGCCGCCCGCTCGCCGACGCGGCCGGGTACGCCGCCACGTACGCGGCGGCCGTCTGCACCCTGCCCGGCGCCTTCGGGCGCCCCCTCGCCCTGGACGGCGCGCACCCCCGCGCCCCGTCCCGCCGTCCCTGA
- a CDS encoding ABC transporter substrate-binding protein — protein sequence MRRTPAAVAGTLLVALLTLLVSGCGQAPVRVTPNDFALDGPPRGHLTILEKWADPEYAPYFRSAVRAYERRNPGVTIDLQAVGDQPYKDRIAVLAASREMPDIYFAWPGRYARKFADGKLAADLSEPLKDTAWGRTFEPGALNAFTFDGRPYGVPLDMDAKVFAYNKEIFAAAGVERKPRTFPELLAACDRIAAAGHTPLAFGNQYGWPAGHLLTQFNAMEVPPAVLARDYDGDGGEGAFTHPGYQRAFEDLAQLKKHCMGPSGTSMSHESAQNRLLYGKAAMQYLETLEFSYLSTKGGAPEKFAKNWDFFTMPAIPGAAGSARAVAGGADGLLVANSSPNKALAVDFLKFLTGPEQARKVVRDLGWLSAVKGAADAARLKGLPEAQRTLASKDMALWLDTRADDKIVNPYLSAAEAVLGGRTTAAQAVRQVREGARQAHRFRVRD from the coding sequence ATGCGCCGCACTCCCGCCGCCGTCGCCGGGACCCTGCTCGTCGCCCTGCTGACCCTGCTGGTCAGCGGCTGCGGGCAGGCCCCCGTCCGCGTCACCCCGAACGACTTCGCCCTCGACGGGCCCCCGCGCGGGCATCTCACCATCCTGGAGAAGTGGGCCGACCCCGAATACGCCCCGTATTTCCGGAGCGCGGTCCGTGCGTACGAGCGCCGGAACCCGGGGGTCACCATCGACCTCCAGGCCGTCGGCGACCAGCCGTACAAGGACCGCATCGCGGTGCTCGCCGCCTCCCGTGAGATGCCGGACATCTACTTCGCCTGGCCCGGCCGGTACGCGCGCAAGTTCGCCGACGGCAAGCTGGCCGCCGACCTGTCGGAGCCGCTCAAGGACACCGCGTGGGGCCGCACGTTCGAGCCGGGCGCGCTGAACGCCTTCACCTTCGACGGGCGCCCGTACGGGGTGCCGCTCGACATGGACGCCAAGGTCTTCGCGTACAACAAGGAGATCTTCGCCGCGGCAGGGGTCGAGCGGAAGCCGCGGACCTTTCCCGAACTGCTCGCCGCCTGCGACCGCATCGCCGCGGCGGGCCACACTCCGCTCGCCTTCGGCAACCAGTACGGCTGGCCCGCCGGGCACCTGCTCACCCAGTTCAACGCCATGGAGGTGCCGCCCGCCGTCCTGGCCAGGGACTACGACGGTGACGGAGGCGAGGGCGCCTTCACCCACCCCGGCTACCAACGGGCCTTCGAGGACCTCGCGCAGCTCAAGAAGCACTGCATGGGCCCGTCCGGTACGAGCATGAGCCACGAGTCCGCGCAGAACCGCCTGCTGTACGGCAAGGCCGCGATGCAGTACCTGGAGACGCTGGAATTCTCCTACCTCAGCACCAAGGGCGGCGCCCCCGAGAAGTTCGCGAAGAACTGGGACTTCTTCACCATGCCCGCCATCCCGGGCGCCGCGGGCTCCGCGCGCGCCGTCGCCGGGGGAGCGGACGGACTGCTGGTCGCCAACTCCTCGCCCAACAAGGCGCTCGCCGTCGACTTCCTCAAGTTCCTGACCGGCCCCGAACAGGCCCGCAAGGTGGTGCGCGACCTGGGCTGGCTGAGCGCGGTCAAGGGTGCGGCGGACGCCGCGCGCCTGAAGGGGCTGCCCGAGGCGCAGCGCACCCTCGCGAGCAAGGACATGGCGCTGTGGCTCGACACCCGCGCCGACGACAAGATCGTCAATCCGTACCTCTCGGCGGCCGAAGCGGTCCTCGGCGGCCGGACCACCGCCGCGCAGGCGGTGCGCCAGGTACGCGAGGGCGCCCGGCAGGCCCACCGCTTCCGCGTCCGCGACTGA
- a CDS encoding carbohydrate ABC transporter permease, producing the protein MQRRRFRHALYAAPALALIALFVYYPIVENIRLSLFKFSVFQPGMRYVGLENYRQALQDPVFWKALANNLCYAVTSVVFQVGAALVLAAILEAVIGQRLRGLLRTVYFIPAAVSMTVAGLLFQFLYQPDAGLINSALDTLGLGRFAHDWLGDPDTSVWGVINMSQWQSFGYTTMLLTVAVQRIPRELYEAATVDGAGRIRTFFAVTVPMVREMTTLLVILTVSGAFLVFNEVMVMTGGGPSNSSQTLGTWLYASAFTGDDMGYAAAIGTVMFAITFVAGAVQLLHSRRKAVAA; encoded by the coding sequence ATGCAGCGACGCCGTTTCCGCCACGCCCTGTACGCCGCTCCCGCCCTCGCCCTGATCGCCCTGTTCGTCTACTACCCGATCGTGGAGAACATCCGGCTCAGCCTGTTCAAGTTCAGCGTCTTCCAGCCCGGCATGCGCTACGTCGGCCTGGAGAACTACCGGCAAGCCCTCCAGGACCCCGTCTTCTGGAAGGCCCTCGCCAACAACCTGTGCTACGCCGTCACGTCGGTGGTCTTCCAGGTCGGCGCGGCACTCGTGCTGGCCGCCATCCTGGAGGCGGTCATCGGCCAGCGGCTGCGCGGGCTGCTGCGTACGGTCTACTTCATCCCCGCGGCCGTCTCCATGACGGTGGCCGGCCTGCTCTTCCAGTTCCTCTACCAGCCCGACGCCGGGCTCATCAACAGCGCGCTGGACACGCTCGGCCTCGGCCGGTTCGCGCACGACTGGCTGGGCGACCCGGACACCTCCGTCTGGGGCGTCATCAACATGAGCCAGTGGCAGTCCTTCGGCTACACCACGATGCTGCTGACGGTCGCCGTCCAGCGCATCCCGCGCGAGCTGTACGAGGCGGCGACGGTGGACGGCGCGGGCCGCATCCGCACCTTCTTCGCCGTCACCGTCCCGATGGTCCGCGAGATGACCACCCTCCTCGTCATCCTCACCGTCTCCGGCGCCTTCCTCGTCTTCAACGAGGTGATGGTGATGACCGGCGGCGGGCCCTCCAACTCCAGCCAGACGCTCGGCACGTGGCTGTACGCGAGCGCCTTCACCGGGGACGACATGGGGTACGCCGCGGCCATCGGCACCGTCATGTTCGCCATCACCTTCGTGGCCGGTGCCGTCCAGCTCCTCCACTCGCGCCGGAAGGCGGTAGCGGCATGA
- a CDS encoding carbohydrate ABC transporter permease — protein MTLTLHKPAPADTPPAAPAARRGPARSGSVVLRILTYCGLAALAVAVVYPLCWMALSGLKTNGEIFSDPWGLPAHPDWGTYADAWHQGVLGYLLNSALVTAASVLAVVLISAWAAYGLTRLAIPFSQPALLLVLGAMMLSPTVALVPLTQLLQALHIYDTYWALIVLYTAFKVPFTTFLVRAYLLGQPVEVEEAALIDGASRWQTFWRVVVPMARPILVSAALLQALFSWNEYAFALVFITDDRLKTLPVGLADMAGRLNSDWPMLFAGLTIAALPMIVIFLVAQRHFVRGLSEGFGK, from the coding sequence ATGACCCTGACCCTGCACAAGCCCGCCCCGGCGGACACTCCACCGGCCGCTCCCGCCGCCCGCCGCGGACCCGCCCGCTCCGGCTCGGTGGTCCTGCGCATCCTGACCTACTGCGGCCTCGCCGCGCTCGCCGTCGCCGTCGTCTACCCGCTGTGCTGGATGGCCCTGTCCGGCCTGAAGACGAACGGGGAGATCTTCTCCGACCCGTGGGGGCTGCCCGCGCACCCCGACTGGGGAACGTACGCCGACGCGTGGCACCAAGGCGTGCTCGGCTACCTGCTCAACAGCGCGCTCGTCACCGCCGCCAGCGTCCTCGCCGTCGTCCTGATCAGCGCCTGGGCCGCGTACGGACTGACCCGGCTGGCCATCCCCTTCTCCCAGCCCGCGCTGCTGCTCGTCCTCGGCGCCATGATGCTCTCGCCGACCGTGGCGCTGGTCCCGCTGACGCAGCTCCTCCAGGCGCTGCACATCTACGACACGTACTGGGCGCTGATCGTCCTCTACACCGCCTTCAAGGTGCCCTTCACCACCTTCCTCGTCCGCGCCTACCTGCTGGGGCAGCCGGTGGAGGTGGAGGAGGCGGCGCTGATCGACGGGGCGAGCCGCTGGCAGACCTTCTGGCGCGTGGTCGTCCCGATGGCCCGCCCGATCCTGGTCTCCGCCGCGCTCCTCCAGGCGCTGTTCTCCTGGAACGAGTACGCCTTCGCGCTCGTCTTCATCACCGACGACCGCCTCAAGACGCTGCCCGTGGGGCTCGCAGACATGGCCGGGCGCCTGAACTCCGACTGGCCGATGCTCTTCGCCGGCCTGACCATCGCCGCGCTGCCCATGATCGTGATCTTCCTGGTCGCCCAGCGGCACTTCGTCCGCGGCCTGTCCGAGGGGTTCGGCAAGTGA
- a CDS encoding ATP-dependent DNA ligase, whose amino-acid sequence MLLARLAQVSGEVAATSARSQKIKLLAELFRQAEPDDAPVAIAYLAGRLPQGRIGVGWSVLRHPVPPADTATLTVLGTDAALTALAAVAGPGSQAERRRLVQELLGAATEEEQRFLVGLLTGEVRQGALDAVAAEAIAAAAEVPVADVRRAVMLAGSLEEVARGLLAEGAPALAEFRLTVGRPVGPMLAHGAKSLAEAVDKAGRCAVEEKLDGIRVQVHRDGSYVRIYTRTLDDVTDRLPEITEAALALDAPCFILDGEAIALGDDGRPLPFQQIAGRFGSRVDVAAARAALPLSPVFFDVLAVGDRDLLDLPGDRRHAELVRLVPEERRVRRVVVEDPADTAAREAAEDFWAETLRRGHEGVMVKALDAPYSAGRRGAAWLKVKPVHTLDLVVLAAEWGHGRRTGKLSNLHLGARGPDGTFVMLGKTFKGLTDVMLAWQTERLRELSVDETGYVVTVRPELVVEIAYDGLQTSTRYPAGVTLRFARVVRYREDKTAAEADTIETVLAAHDRPVPGGPAGTGPPGAAGEPGPDG is encoded by the coding sequence ATGCTGCTGGCCCGACTCGCACAGGTGTCCGGGGAGGTCGCCGCCACCTCGGCGCGGTCCCAGAAGATCAAGCTGCTGGCCGAGCTGTTCCGCCAGGCCGAACCGGACGACGCGCCGGTGGCCATCGCGTATCTGGCCGGGCGGCTGCCGCAGGGGCGGATCGGCGTCGGCTGGAGCGTGCTGCGCCACCCCGTACCGCCCGCGGACACCGCCACGCTGACCGTCCTCGGTACGGACGCGGCCCTGACCGCCCTGGCCGCCGTCGCCGGGCCGGGCTCCCAGGCCGAGCGGCGCCGCCTCGTCCAGGAGCTGCTGGGCGCCGCGACCGAGGAGGAGCAGCGGTTCCTCGTCGGCCTGCTGACCGGCGAGGTGCGGCAGGGCGCGCTCGACGCCGTCGCCGCCGAGGCGATCGCCGCGGCGGCCGAGGTGCCGGTCGCGGACGTACGGCGGGCCGTGATGCTGGCCGGGTCCCTGGAGGAGGTGGCCCGCGGTCTGCTCGCCGAGGGGGCCCCGGCGCTGGCGGAGTTCCGGCTGACGGTGGGGCGGCCCGTCGGGCCCATGCTGGCGCACGGCGCGAAGTCCCTGGCGGAGGCGGTCGACAAGGCCGGCCGGTGCGCCGTGGAGGAGAAGCTGGACGGCATCCGGGTGCAGGTGCACCGGGACGGCTCGTACGTACGGATCTACACCCGCACCCTCGATGACGTCACCGACCGGCTCCCCGAGATCACCGAGGCCGCGCTGGCGCTCGACGCGCCGTGCTTCATCCTGGACGGCGAGGCCATCGCCCTCGGCGACGACGGGCGCCCGCTGCCGTTCCAGCAGATCGCGGGCCGGTTCGGCTCCCGCGTGGACGTGGCCGCCGCCCGGGCCGCGCTGCCGCTCTCCCCGGTCTTCTTCGACGTACTCGCCGTGGGCGACCGGGACCTCCTGGACCTGCCCGGCGACCGGCGGCACGCGGAGCTGGTCCGGCTGGTCCCGGAGGAGCGGCGGGTACGGCGCGTGGTGGTCGAGGACCCGGCCGACACCGCCGCGCGCGAGGCCGCCGAGGACTTCTGGGCCGAGACGCTGCGTCGGGGCCACGAGGGCGTCATGGTCAAGGCGCTGGACGCGCCGTACAGCGCGGGCCGCCGCGGCGCCGCCTGGCTGAAGGTGAAGCCGGTGCACACGCTCGACCTGGTGGTGCTGGCCGCCGAGTGGGGACACGGCCGCCGCACCGGCAAGCTCTCCAACCTCCATCTCGGCGCCCGCGGCCCGGACGGCACGTTCGTGATGCTCGGCAAGACCTTCAAGGGCCTCACCGACGTCATGCTGGCCTGGCAGACGGAACGTTTGCGCGAGCTGTCCGTGGACGAGACCGGCTACGTCGTGACCGTACGCCCCGAGCTGGTCGTCGAGATCGCGTACGACGGCCTGCAGACCTCGACCCGCTACCCGGCGGGGGTGACGCTGAGATTCGCTCGCGTGGTGCGCTATCGCGAGGACAAGACGGCCGCCGAGGCGGACACGATCGAAACCGTCCTCGCCGCGCACGACCGGCCGGTGCCGGGCGGCCCGGCCGGCACCGGCCCGCCGGGCGCCGCCGGGGAGCCGGGCCCCGACGGCTGA
- a CDS encoding nucleoside hydrolase, whose amino-acid sequence MARKIILDCDPGHDDAIAMLLAHGNPDIDLVAVTTVVGNQTLEKVTRNALSVARIAGITGVPFAAGCPRPLVRTIENAPEIHGDTGLDGPDLPEPDIELDRRHAVDLIIDTVMSHEPGEITIVPTAGLTNIAMAVRKEPRIAERVREVVLMGGGYHEGNWSAVAEFNIVIDPHAAHIVFNERWPVTMVGLDLTHQALATPEVTKKIADVGTKPATFVLELLDFFRDAYRENQGFEYPPVHDPCAVAYVIDPDVMTVRKAPVDIELTGGLTMGMTVTDFRWPIPEDCRTQVAVQLDHERFWNLVVDALERIGDVQA is encoded by the coding sequence TTGGCCAGAAAGATCATTCTCGACTGCGACCCCGGGCACGACGACGCCATCGCCATGCTCCTGGCGCACGGCAATCCCGACATCGACCTGGTCGCCGTGACGACCGTGGTCGGGAACCAGACCCTGGAGAAGGTCACCCGTAACGCGCTGTCCGTCGCCCGGATCGCCGGCATCACCGGCGTGCCGTTCGCGGCCGGCTGCCCCCGGCCCCTCGTACGGACCATCGAGAACGCGCCGGAGATCCACGGCGACACCGGCCTGGACGGCCCGGACCTGCCCGAGCCGGACATCGAACTCGACCGCCGGCACGCCGTCGACCTCATCATCGACACGGTGATGTCGCACGAGCCGGGCGAGATCACCATCGTCCCCACCGCGGGCCTGACGAACATCGCGATGGCCGTGCGCAAGGAGCCCCGGATCGCCGAGCGCGTCCGCGAGGTCGTGCTGATGGGCGGCGGCTACCACGAGGGCAACTGGAGCGCGGTCGCCGAGTTCAACATCGTCATCGACCCGCACGCCGCGCACATCGTCTTCAACGAGCGCTGGCCCGTCACCATGGTCGGCCTGGACCTCACCCACCAGGCGCTGGCCACCCCCGAGGTCACCAAGAAGATCGCCGACGTCGGCACCAAGCCCGCCACGTTCGTCCTGGAACTGCTGGACTTCTTCCGCGACGCCTACCGGGAGAACCAGGGCTTCGAGTACCCGCCCGTGCACGACCCGTGCGCCGTCGCGTACGTCATCGACCCGGACGTGATGACCGTCCGCAAGGCCCCGGTGGACATCGAGCTGACCGGCGGCCTGACCATGGGCATGACCGTCACCGACTTCCGCTGGCCGATCCCCGAGGACTGCCGCACCCAGGTCGCCGTCCAGCTCGACCACGAACGGTTCTGGAACCTGGTGGTGGACGCCCTCGAACGCATCGGTGACGTTCAGGCATGA